A single genomic interval of Rosistilla ulvae harbors:
- a CDS encoding polysaccharide pyruvyl transferase family protein: MNNNLFNRRDALAMLGLATAGAAMAADDSAAPTNAKKKILLRSSWQTVNIGDIAHTPGVLQILRTHMPDAEITLWPSRVDNGVEELLRAEFPKLKIIKTAAQRKQAFEECEFLLHGSGPSLVAQKDVIRWRDETQKPYGVYGITLPSKGSASTKPTTEPAMAKTIEVLSGAEFVFFRDSHSLALAKEKGCQSKIMEFGPDGAFACDLREPEKANAFLKANDLQPGKFLCCIPRLRYTPYWTIKDRPFDEVKHARNEAMKEHDHAQLRRAIVEVVKTTDLKVLVCPEDQTQMKVGKELLVDPLPAEIRKRVVWRPNYWLTGEAVSTYVQSAGLFGNEMHSPIMCIGHGIPAIVCRWAEQTSKGYMWEDIGLGDWLFDLDNPADMPKIVPAVLEMAQNPDKAKQRAAAARKVVEQRQAETMEVLKRSLA, translated from the coding sequence ATGAATAATAACCTCTTCAATCGTCGCGACGCCCTGGCCATGCTGGGGCTCGCGACAGCGGGTGCGGCGATGGCTGCCGACGATTCCGCGGCACCGACAAACGCCAAGAAAAAGATCCTGCTGCGATCGTCTTGGCAAACGGTCAACATCGGCGACATCGCTCACACGCCCGGTGTGCTGCAAATCCTGCGGACTCACATGCCCGACGCGGAGATCACACTGTGGCCTAGCCGCGTCGACAATGGAGTCGAAGAGTTGCTGCGGGCGGAGTTTCCGAAGCTGAAGATCATCAAAACCGCTGCCCAGCGGAAGCAGGCTTTTGAAGAGTGTGAGTTTCTGTTGCACGGTTCGGGACCTTCGTTGGTTGCACAAAAAGATGTGATTCGTTGGCGCGATGAGACTCAAAAGCCCTACGGCGTCTATGGAATCACGCTACCGTCGAAGGGATCGGCTTCCACGAAACCGACGACGGAACCTGCGATGGCGAAGACGATCGAGGTGCTGAGCGGTGCCGAGTTTGTTTTCTTCCGCGATTCGCATTCGCTGGCTCTGGCCAAAGAAAAGGGTTGCCAATCGAAGATCATGGAATTTGGTCCCGACGGCGCGTTTGCTTGCGATCTGCGGGAACCGGAAAAAGCGAACGCCTTCTTAAAAGCCAACGATCTGCAACCGGGCAAGTTCCTGTGCTGCATTCCGCGGCTGCGTTACACGCCCTATTGGACGATCAAGGATCGCCCGTTCGACGAGGTGAAACACGCGCGGAACGAAGCGATGAAAGAGCACGATCATGCGCAGCTGCGTCGAGCGATCGTCGAAGTGGTGAAGACGACCGATCTGAAAGTCTTGGTCTGTCCCGAAGATCAAACGCAGATGAAAGTCGGCAAAGAATTGTTAGTCGATCCGCTGCCGGCGGAGATCCGCAAACGTGTCGTTTGGCGGCCGAACTACTGGTTGACGGGCGAAGCGGTCAGCACGTATGTGCAAAGTGCGGGGCTGTTTGGCAACGAGATGCATTCACCGATCATGTGCATCGGCCACGGCATCCCAGCGATCGTCTGCCGCTGGGCCGAACAGACGTCCAAGGGCTACATGTGGGAAGACATCGGGCTGGGAGATTGGCTGTTCGATCTCGACAACCCCGCCGACATGCCGAAGATCGTCCCGGCGGTCCTAGAGATGGCTCAAAATCCCGACAAGGCCAAGCAACGGGCCGCCGCGGCTCGCAAAGTCGTCGAACAACGGCAAGCCGAAACGATGGAAGTCTTAAAGCGTTCGCTCGCCTAA